The Candidatus Saccharibacteria bacterium genome has a segment encoding these proteins:
- the gap gene encoding type I glyceraldehyde-3-phosphate dehydrogenase, producing MALKVAINGFGRIGRNAFKVAFERKDIEIVALNDLTDNPTLAHLLKYDTAYGRYAHDVEASENGIVVDGHEIKVLNEPDPEKLPWGDMNVDVVIESTGRFVKTEDAKKHVTAGAKRVVISAPAKSEGSSTYVLGVNDDKLVDDDNQVFSNGSCTTNCIVPPAAVMEANFGVEKAMMTTIHSYTADQRLQDAPHGDMRRARAAAQNIIPTSTGAAIATGEVLENYKGIFDGMAFRVPTMVGSVSDFTFLLKRDVTVEEVNSAFKEAAAMPIYQGILAVTEEPLVSSDFVGDSHSSTVDLSHTKVVGGNMVKVVAWYDNEWGYSNRLVELVADIGKVLA from the coding sequence ATGGCATTAAAAGTAGCAATCAACGGATTTGGAAGAATCGGCCGGAACGCTTTTAAAGTAGCGTTTGAACGTAAAGATATTGAAATAGTTGCACTTAATGACTTAACCGACAACCCAACTTTGGCACACCTACTGAAGTACGATACAGCGTACGGGCGTTACGCACATGATGTGGAAGCCAGCGAAAACGGCATAGTAGTTGACGGCCATGAGATTAAAGTCTTAAACGAACCCGATCCAGAGAAACTCCCGTGGGGAGACATGAATGTTGACGTGGTAATCGAATCGACTGGTCGATTTGTTAAGACTGAAGACGCTAAAAAACATGTTACGGCTGGCGCTAAGCGAGTAGTAATATCTGCCCCGGCCAAGAGCGAAGGTTCATCGACATATGTGCTGGGAGTAAACGACGACAAACTTGTTGACGACGACAACCAAGTGTTTTCGAACGGATCATGCACTACTAACTGTATAGTTCCACCGGCAGCTGTCATGGAGGCTAACTTTGGGGTTGAAAAGGCTATGATGACAACCATACACAGCTACACTGCCGACCAACGACTGCAAGATGCACCACACGGTGATATGCGTCGTGCTCGTGCAGCAGCCCAGAATATTATTCCTACCAGTACTGGTGCAGCGATCGCCACTGGCGAAGTGCTAGAAAATTACAAAGGTATATTTGATGGAATGGCGTTTCGCGTGCCAACTATGGTTGGGTCTGTTAGTGACTTTACTTTCTTGTTAAAACGAGATGTAACGGTCGAAGAGGTTAACAGTGCCTTTAAAGAAGCCGCGGCAATGCCGATTTACCAAGGAATCTTAGCAGTAACAGAAGAGCCGCTTGTTTCAAGCGATTTTGTTGGAGACAGTCACAGTTCGACCGTAGACCTAAGTCACACCAAAGTTGTTGGCGGCAATATGGTTAAAGTCGTTGCGTGGTATGACAACGAATGGGGTTACAGTAACCGACTGGTTGAACTTGTAGCTGACATTGGAAAAGTACTAGCGTAG
- a CDS encoding RpiB/LacA/LacB family sugar-phosphate isomerase, with protein MKRTIYLTSDHGGFDLKEKLKNYLVEQGHKVEDVGPQVKDPQDDYPDYALKLVRMLRSDDYGWGIAICRSAQGMCMALNRNPGIRAGLAWSVEEAKKVRQHENSNAVCLSGDFISEANNIKIVEAWLNADYKGPEEPRHARRLDKLESYFPL; from the coding sequence ATGAAACGAACTATCTACCTGACAAGTGATCACGGTGGGTTTGATCTAAAAGAAAAGCTTAAAAACTACTTAGTCGAGCAGGGTCATAAAGTTGAGGACGTTGGTCCGCAGGTTAAAGACCCTCAAGACGACTACCCAGACTACGCGCTAAAATTAGTGCGTATGTTGCGTTCTGACGATTACGGTTGGGGTATTGCTATTTGCCGCAGTGCACAAGGCATGTGCATGGCGCTAAATAGGAATCCTGGCATTCGAGCAGGGCTTGCGTGGAGTGTTGAAGAGGCTAAGAAAGTTCGTCAGCATGAGAACTCAAACGCTGTTTGTTTGTCGGGCGATTTTATATCTGAGGCAAATAATATAAAGATTGTAGAAGCCTGGCTCAACGCAGACTACAAAGGCCCAGAAGAGCCGCGCCATGCGAGGCGGCTTGATAAGCTAGAGAGCTACTTTCCGCTCTAA
- a CDS encoding NUDIX hydrolase has protein sequence MIKPDWQQTPIAGSQLFVFEYADVNGKQWERVRRPPGVRLLCLNRDSSKVILQSEYRREMKSTDWRLPGGKMFDFAKPWMEYLEAGKDLIDMAQKKSMQEAQEEAGIIVNDNPEFLEKVIMTATFERDLYYMTSHNWELTNQHAREEGEIIHEIKEFNWSEVAQLIKNGELKESQTIGVLARNFIL, from the coding sequence ATGATAAAGCCTGATTGGCAGCAAACACCCATAGCTGGTTCACAATTATTCGTGTTTGAATATGCGGATGTGAACGGTAAGCAATGGGAGCGTGTAAGACGTCCACCCGGTGTGCGGTTATTGTGCCTGAACCGCGATAGCTCTAAGGTTATTTTACAGTCTGAGTACCGACGCGAAATGAAGTCTACGGACTGGCGATTGCCTGGAGGTAAAATGTTTGACTTCGCAAAGCCATGGATGGAATACCTAGAAGCTGGCAAGGATCTTATTGATATGGCACAAAAGAAATCAATGCAAGAGGCCCAAGAAGAGGCTGGGATTATTGTTAACGATAATCCTGAATTTCTAGAAAAAGTAATTATGACTGCTACATTTGAACGCGACCTGTACTATATGACTTCACATAACTGGGAGTTAACAAACCAGCATGCGCGAGAAGAAGGGGAGATAATTCACGAAATAAAGGAATTTAATTGGAGTGAAGTTGCCCAACTAATAAAGAACGGTGAGCTGAAGGAATCACAAACTATAGGGGTGTTGGCTAGAAATTTTATCTTGTAA
- a CDS encoding inorganic diphosphatase — MPDFNQILTPGDDVASGSINTVIEIPKGSMLKIEWNRNLACFELDRVEPGIFAKPVNYGFIPQTLDEDGDELDTLVVTSEPIPTGVFTKAKVIGVLNFDDGGEMDHKVICVPEDDRHYGSINTVDELGNAWKQQIEHHFNHYKDLKKPGTTEVLGFGDTEAAIGVINECIERWNKQG, encoded by the coding sequence GTGCCAGATTTTAATCAAATTCTTACACCAGGTGACGATGTAGCGAGCGGATCGATTAATACAGTTATCGAAATCCCTAAAGGCAGCATGCTAAAAATTGAATGGAACCGCAATTTAGCGTGTTTTGAGCTCGATCGAGTCGAACCGGGAATTTTTGCAAAACCAGTTAATTATGGTTTTATCCCGCAGACACTCGACGAAGACGGCGATGAGCTCGATACCTTAGTTGTAACGTCTGAACCAATTCCAACTGGCGTTTTTACCAAAGCAAAAGTAATTGGCGTACTTAATTTTGACGATGGTGGCGAGATGGATCATAAAGTTATTTGTGTACCGGAAGATGACCGACATTATGGCTCGATCAACACTGTTGACGAGCTTGGCAATGCTTGGAAGCAACAAATAGAGCACCATTTTAATCACTACAAAGACCTTAAAAAGCCTGGCACAACTGAAGTATTGGGCTTTGGTGATACTGAAGCTGCGATCGGCGTAATTAATGAGTGTATTGAACGCTGGAACAAGCAGGGATAA